The Hevea brasiliensis isolate MT/VB/25A 57/8 unplaced genomic scaffold, ASM3005281v1 Scaf369, whole genome shotgun sequence DNA segment AcctaaaatgggaccacattagtaagaatagtgatggaggtatggaatctagtaatggggtactcatagcatgatgtagttgaggtagtgccaggggctagaatatagagcttggagttgcatgattggatcatactctatccattccctattcctaaagtggagtggatagcaatggggcaagattcCTTTAACTTGTTAgcagtatcaagaagattaggcgaggaatgcaataataatgagcaaaaacTAGAAGGTGTGCAATGGTATTATGAGCTATCCAATCAGGCAGAGAAAAGAAGTTAGTACTTAGTAAGTTAAATCAAAGTCAATCTAAtgaatcaaataggtatgatgagaggaaagaatgatagataatgacacataggctttaggttagactttttaaatggtgagaaggtagttagaggttcattatgaatgtcaggcaaacgtctttagtgtgatcaacagaatcactttgcagtgaaacaataatgacagaacaacagtaggggtaaAATGAAAAGCGACAAGTATAGGTAGtcataaatcactagaaagttcaagaatcaaattaatgaccataggtaagggtggaattagtgttggaagaatctattagtgagagaaatctttcaggattcaacaaaagtttagggcacaatataaatgatGGTAGGTATGAATCATagatcgagtataagtaaagttaataaattataaaatattatatcagGAAGGACAATGATATAGCAAAGGGTTCATGTGGATGAtaacttataggtagagcacaattgtgctaagagatgatgaaatgTCAAGAAAAAGACCAAGAGACATGGGTTGAACATTATTCTCTGACGCATGAGTGTGTCGATGATTGTAGAAGgagatttctctttctcttcaagtttagtTCGTGATTTTGGCCTTAGAAGACTACATAAGCAAGGAAAATTGTGTTGAGGTGACCCAGTATTTAAGAATTTATTAGGCTCCAGCCCGTATACATTCTCCTTAAAAGGAAATGACGACAAGTGTGTActtaatgttaagtatgaaaggacgatcagagtagtgataggagttaaattgagttagataCTAGGGCTTGCAACCCATCtaaactataagctggaggaagaaCTATTTGTGGACAAGTTTCAattgatgaaattgttgctgatgggtaaatgtgaggctgaagtttggagagctatgggcagtatatgtaattatattaaggacaatgaacacgtgaagtatcttatctGGAATTATGGCATAGCATATATTTCCCACAGCTATGCTAGTTTaagtggaacttatagtttcaagggctcctatctaaccatgatgagcgatttcctacaaagggtgatagggaatgataacTTCTGATGGTCAAGTTGGAAAAGAAGATAcaagaagaattttctatggtcaaTCACAGGTATTACATAATGTGAAAGATATGCTAGTAGGAGCCAATCGTACGATTAGAATTTTGGAAGtgatgaaactagtaatcaagataggactaagaaataaaaagtagATTAAAATTGacgatgggatggacatccttgaaggaaaaagtataagaatgagaaaggacaaaggttaaagaataagtacaacaggttgaaaagatatTAACAATAacagaaataggaaaaggaagtggataagatctaaAGGACAGAACGAAAGCTTGGTAGAGTTGGTTACAATGATGAGAATAAGGAGGAATAAGTATGTTAAGAACACACgaagagatgtttaaaacaagttatagtAAGATGATAGATTAAgagagtagtagagcctcgatctaagtgctaATGTGTCAGAAAGTATGTCACACAAtcagaagctttaggaagaagtcaagatactttcattccagagaaggagtgggaaaTGAAAAGGTCGCGTTAACTAGGTTGTTAGGGAACACAAACACTTTTGTCACATAGAAGAAGGGACCCAAttcactttccaatgttgatagatGGTGTAAGGTATACTTAGCGCTTGGAGGGAACTCCACATGACTAGATGCATAAAACAGACAGGAGTTGGTCCAAGGACCTTAGTTATGACTCAAAGTAAATTGGAAATTCGAAGTATCATAAGAGATGCACAGGTgttgaccactgaggtcataagacGAGTAAAGATCTTGAACAAGATATCTAAGTTAGGTGCTATAGGAAAGCTTTTCACAGGATGCtttaggataaggaacataagtcatgttcttGGAAAACAGAAATTGTTAAAAAAGGAAGAATAAGGACAAAAATCCCTAAGAGACATGTTAGGGCACAATGTAAGAGAGCTAACCAccaagttgattgaagttatgagacatcaagtcaagagtAGTGAGGCATAGCGAATACTTgagatgtcaaaaaaaaaaaggccAATGAATAGTTACAAAATAAGAGCCCTCTAGGAAGAGATGATGACTattaggacactatagtagaattaGATAGCAGTAGAATATCATctataatatacgaagagtttgaagaataaatgttttaccaatcgcTGTATAGCTAGAGGAGTAATGATCGCACTTGttctaataatatttttttctttatccTCAGTTTATTTGAAAATTCGGGGACAAATTTTTCTtatggggggaagaatgtaacaactcaatttttttaataaatatattattattattattattatttttcttttattgagctaataatttattgatattttattcatgaatttaaattaatattttacaatggtaatttttgttaaatgggtattatttttatatgtattattatttttatcattattattattatttatttatatgactAGTTTTAAACATCcatattaaatgtttaataaaatattattttatattattaacaatTGATTTTGTGGTCATTAatttacttattattattattattattattattattattaacattgttattattatcaatttaaatatattaaagaaAGATTAGGGACCTATGTGAACAAACAAGAAAAGTTTAgggatttcaataaaattaaaagttaaaaaataataaaaaaaagaaaagagtacATTGATGGGATATCCAACAGAggggaaaaataataataataataaaagtaaaaGTTATATATATGCAggagggatttgaaaaaaaaaatcaaaaatcaaaaattttgAAACGTTGAACAGAGCCCCTTCTCCCTTCAATTTATCCCGTCTCTCCTTCTCTCCctttctttttatattttctttcttcttttgctCTAGCCAATGACCAGCCCATCGCCGACTAGTGAAGACCAAATGTCCAACATGCTTCGGCGACCATGGGAAGCCAAAAACCAGTGGAGTAGGCGGTGGTAGTAGTGGGTTTTGAGAAGAGAGAACATAGTGGCAGCGGCTTTTTGGTCATTTTTCCGGCGATCCGAcctttggatcgacgatccgagaccaccgatggactcagaACGGTGAAATCTTTGAGATAGGACCGGTCCCGCTTTGATTGGACACCGTTTGAAGAAGGTGATAATTGGACGGTCAAGATCGCTTGGTGCAATCGGATCGATGATAGCTCACTGGCATTGGGAccgcattttcagccagatcAGGTTGCTCGACGGTCCGTCTCAAAACGTGATCGATATTAtggtcaatcctagcattttcagacgttcttgACGTGTTCCAGGTGTCAGAtttagcataggtaaacccgaactctatattgctcaatttttgtcttgtattgggttagaataaaattcataaaatattcgtggatgatcaaaaaattatgattccttttgcaatagccttataatattgttaaggactacggggaagtttataaaatttttaaagttaatttggatagtttttttgaaaaatattagttttgaaatcTTATAGTTGAGTTGTCTGATATTGCGATTAtgcctggtttggagggccctggagggaccatataatgatgatgagatatggttgagtttagaagtgttatttgaaccattttgtaGGTTGGTTAGGTTTCAGATATAGGAAAAACTTTATCGGATTTCTAACATAAATTAGGCTGTTTGTTGTCTCTTTAGAGTCTTCTTTTGAATTAGTACTAACAAATCTATAATATAATTATCTAAGTGATTGAGGCCAGCTATTTTCTTCCACCCAACAGCCACAATAGCCTTTGGTgtattgtgagtaaaatattaattttaattataatttcaatattattatatattctagcatgcccatacatcacttataaatatatatatatatatatctatgtagttaaacaccaggcatattttatattgcattgttaattgatgaagtgccataaaTGTTGTTTTATGGTAATGTGGAGCAGCGTGCATGTGTTAGTGTGCGTGTGGTGTGTAATATGggttatggacaggacgggtagacgtgGCTGGAGCTTCACTCGCTGGGACTCGAtcatttatggataagtcggggtaggcacagcTCGAGATGATATCGCtagcccccgcatttggtttattaagcgaaagtccggcttgagagacaatcactggcagaggttagattaagagagctgtataggggatcaactcctatatatatactttttaaatatgattgggtgtatgagtgctccaaattatctttttgctgttatgatgtaatagtatgaaaattatgatggtgttgtattccactctttaggatgcgttagttttagatagctatagaaattatacttaaaattggtattttactctctgagtcgaacgctcactcttgttcaccatATTTTATAGGAGAAGACctttttttcagaataacctagtTCTTTTCTCGTaggttatcaataattacttaattatatttattattctctaaatttgtaatttaaaactccgcatgtactagcaaTAGCATTAATCTTGTTAAGTActgtatgaatttaagtttttgtattaatgaatgaaaattttttataatttttaaatagtttgtaaatgatgtaatagGGTTGAACTGGGCTCCCCTAATATGAGTTTatgataattattgggttaagttggcctgaaataaaattataatagtttaatttaaattattttatatgtatgttgagcctaaattgtgggcctaatCATGAGTTTGGGAACAGTAAGatttactacgggccttggaggCTTTATGTCGGTCCAGATTCTAGTGTCGGTCcggtccataggttgggtcgtgacagtaaGACCTTAAGATAAGCACAATACTCAATTCAAAGTCTAAGATAAAATAAAGCAACGACAACTCTATGAGGAGGAAACCTGCATTTGATAAATCTGAAAATTTGTACATAATGAAAATAGATcggatatttataaaaatttaaatcttaatCTCATCTAATAGGAAAATAATATAAAAGACTTAAACTAATTAGGAATAATATTTTAAAGTcctaaaaaaattagaaataacaaatcaaaattaaataaaaattaaaaaatctaaaTTATAGTATAAATCTTAAACTAAGTGAGACTTCAAATGCCTCTTTTTAACTTATCACTGTGTAACTCTTTATCTCTTTATGCTTCTATTTTAAAATCCACtcaccattattattattatttttttagaaagCTCTTTcatcttatttaatttaaaattcaatccacaattaatatttaaattccattttcattttatagcaaaacaagaattaaaaatacaatttgtGTTGAGGAATGCTTAAAGGATATTGATTACGCTGTGGCACATTCCAATGCCTTTATAATTAGTTTGCACTGCTCACCATTCTCTATGAACTATCGAGATTATATACACGGTTAAGGTtggagaaattttaaaaatacaattaTGATGGGTACAACTGTTTATGGTTTTTTTATAAAGGTGgattccatcgtaaccaattattttattgatcatttttatttattattttttagaaattgatttgtacaaaatatttattattttgagaaaattaagtaaaattaattaatttttttttcaattttattctcatatctattaaatataataattatttttataatttactaaaatttatcttatcacctctctctctttttcttaattgaatgagaaaaataataattttagtcaaattaagagtattttattacaatttaagtgatttaattgatttttaaatCACCATGAAAAAACTTAGATAATTGATAAAAATAGATGGATAGGGTATTAAGAtctattcattatatatataacaGTTGCATGGAATAATTTTTTTGGAATGTGGTGAATGGAATAGGGgcctgcaattttaatttcatgcTGGTTTTTTTGTAGTAGGTCATTGATCAGAATAAGCTAATATTCCAAGTGAATATGTGATATTAATGATAATACacgattatattatttatttttatttatagtttTTTAGCCAATAGTGAAGTTAGGATTTTAAATAAAGgggtaaattttttattttttcataaaagtAAAAAGATTTATAGCgtaaaaaaaatttcaatgaaGTAACTAATTAATATCAAACATCTCTAATATTTTTTAcattgactaaaattataaaagtAGAATCACAGTTGTACTTTGTGAGTCTTATACCTTTATAAAATTGCATAACAATTTCATTGTCAACTTTATAAAAATTATCTTCTTCAATATTTGTGATTAAACAGTTTATAATATATTATCTCTAATTCTATTACGTAATGGATCCTTCATAATTTTTATTGTGGAAAAAGCCCTTTCAACAGAAGCAATTGCAACATGCAAGACTTGAGTTAAAATTATAAGTTTATAAGTTAATAAATACGAAATATGCTTCTTTATTTTGCCATTTTATCAACAAGATCACTAATTTTGATCATATTTGAAAAATTCACAATTAGACTTCACATCAATAAAATATGTCTTTAATATTatcaagagtaataaattagaagGGGATAGAAGGGGACAAAtcctttaaaatatatatttttttaagtctTAAATTAATCTATAGGacttgtaaataatgaaaaatgaaaaaaaaaataataataataaaacacgaAAAAGACGTGACTTCGCCATTGTATGGAACCCACTATATATACTCATTGTTTATTTATTATTGACTTgtcattttatatatattattccaCATGAAATCACCAATGTAGGATAAAATTTCATCTTGATATTGACCTCCATCCCCATAAAATAATGCAAGGTATCCATGTCTCAAACATGAATTTACGTTGCAATTTAGCAATAAATTGATCAATAATGATCAGCAACAATGATATCTTCAATACTTCAACAGAAAAATTGCATCAATGCCAGAAAAAACAAATAATGAAGTATCCGCCCTATGTAGAAAGCACAAAATCAATGGAAACCAAAAATGAGAGAACGAAACTTTTCTAGCCAAAAAGAAACCTTTACGATCGACAAACAAAACCCTGAGGCTGTTCTGTACCCTAACAACCGATATAGATCCTTCATCTGCAGAATTACTAAAAGCTAATTGTCCCATGTCTGGAGACCTTAATGGTTAATTTTTCTACTGATTGAACTACCCAACAACTTTTGATACTGCCTTTTTCAACGCTAAAAATCACTAAAAAAGGACTTTTAATTATGGTATATTATCTTCTTtcgtttaaaaaaaaataaaagaacatgCAGCAATACCAGTTATGCATAAAACTTTACAATTAAAACTTTTTAAAAGTGCTCTCACAAACTTTGTATGTTGTTGTGCCACTAGAAATAAGCAGCTCTGCAAGACAGGTTTACGTTTTGGACATATATAATTAACTTCAGAAAAATTTGCTTATAATTTGGTCGGGTAGTGTATGGATACTTCctctggtaaaaaaaaaaaaaaataaagattttatgGCAAGGTTTTGACGATTTGTCATGAACAAGAATGAAGTTACTTGAGAAGTAATCAACTAATACCCGACAACAAACTTTCCATGTACTTAAACAATTTAACAATAAATGATACGCGGTTCCAGCTCATAGGAACTAGTTAAAAGGGCAGAAAGCTTGAATCACATCTTAattgcagttttttttttttttttttcaaaaagaaaTCTTAATTGCAGTGTTGATGTATACTATTATATAGCCTTTTTATTATACGGGCATTTAATATAAGTTGGCCTGTTATATAAAAATGAGTTTAATAACcattaaatcataaatttatatttagatttatgtaaaattaattaaaataaatataatgaatgtataaatttaaatataaatatttaatttaataattattaaatttatttttatatgagttTAAATTTTTCACGATGAtactcttttattatttttattaataatatttttactcCGTCATGCTTAAAAATCAACAATACATAAATGTCCATGATCACAAATTACTTGTTGGACAAGAAAATGGTATTGACCAACCTACTCCATCGGAATAATTCAGCCAATTAACCGATGGAGCTGAATTAGCATATATtacaatttctcttcttctttaatttataattttggtGGACCTTTTGTtttccctaaaaaaaaaaaaggtcaactTTTGTGTGATGTATTATATTATCTAATTATAATGCAGCGATCTTTCCAAATACATTACTTAAGGACACTATCAATTTGTATTAGGAATCTGTTGACCATATCAATGTGGATGAGATACTGCTTCTAACAATAGCTCACCTGCCCAGCGAAAAATTTTCTATCTCCAATCTCTCAAATTGAAAATAATCGAGAGTAATTTATTATGGAGAAATGAGAGTTGTAATGATTAATAAACATATCAAGGCAGACATTAGACAGTCTGTATATGACCGGATCAAACAATTCCTTAACACTACGATTAATATTTCCCATAGACGACAGAGTCCCAAGGTTTCTTGCAACTCTTAGCTTCTCAGAAGCTAAGCCATCTAGTAGTTGGCCAAGTCCAAGGAAAAGAAACCCAACTCTTGTCTTTCCATATCTATAAATACAAACCAACAATGAAGCCAGAAAAAGCACCCAAATCTCAGTACACCTAGCTATCGCATTAGTTTTTTAGAGTTCACAATTCATCAATTACGAAGCAATAAGCATGGCCTCGAGTGGCAGCGTCTTCTATCTTTCTGCCTTGATTATATTGGCAGCTGCTGCTGCAACAGTAGCttcatcttcactttctccttattaCTATGACAGAGTGTGTCCCGAAGCTTTACCAACTATTAAACGACTCGTTGAGGCTGCAGTATACAGAGAACAACGGATGGGTGCTTCTTTGCTACGACTGCATTTCCACGACTGTTTTGTTAATGTACTGCTTTTCCCGATTTCTCACTTAAATTTGATCATTTCATGacaattaatcaagttaatttatTAATGATTTGGCTTTTATTGGTAATACTTGCAGGGCTGTGATGCATCAATTCTTCTGGATCCTTCACCCACTATTGACAGTGAAAAGAATGCTCGCCCTAATTTAAACTCTGCCAGAGGATTTGAAGTTATCGACCAGATAAAGCAGGCAGTGGACGAAGTGTGTGGTCGCCCAGTGGTCTCCTGCGCAGACATTTTGGCTGTTGTAGCTCGCGATTCTGTAGTTGCGGTAATTGCTTTTATCTCTATTGCATCttgcagaaaattaaacatgTACAGAACTTAAATTATGGCTATTAGTGATGGctaatatatatgaaaaatatgcaGTTAGGAGGACCAACGTGGAAAGTGAAACTTGGGAGGAGAGACGCAACTACGGCTAGCAGGGCAAAAGCAGACAGTGACATCCCATCTCCATTTATGGACCTTCCTGCACTTATTAACAACTTCAAAAACCAAGGTCTCAACGAGAAAGACCTTGTTGCTCTCTCTGGTGGCCACAGTATTGGGTTTGCACAATGTTTTGTCTTCAGGAACCGAATCTACAGTGAAACTAATATTGACCCTAAATTTGCTCAACAGCGAAGATCAACTTGTCCACGCATTGGTGGCAACTCGACCCTATCTCCTCTTGATCCAACGCCTGCACGATTTGACACTGCATACTTCACCAATTTGATCAAGAAAAAGGGTCTTCTTCATTCGGATCAACAACTTTTTA contains these protein-coding regions:
- the LOC131177228 gene encoding peroxidase RIP1-like, translating into MASSGSVFYLSALIILAAAAATVASSSLSPYYYDRVCPEALPTIKRLVEAAVYREQRMGASLLRLHFHDCFVNGCDASILLDPSPTIDSEKNARPNLNSARGFEVIDQIKQAVDEVCGRPVVSCADILAVVARDSVVALGGPTWKVKLGRRDATTASRAKADSDIPSPFMDLPALINNFKNQGLNEKDLVALSGGHSIGFAQCFVFRNRIYSETNIDPKFAQQRRSTCPRIGGNSTLSPLDPTPARFDTAYFTNLIKKKGLLHSDQQLFNGGSTDGIVKTYSSNAKAFSADFARSMVKMGNIKPLTGNKGQIRLNCRKVN